In Staphylococcus saccharolyticus, one genomic interval encodes:
- a CDS encoding ABC transporter ATP-binding protein produces the protein MTILKVNQLSKVYGDKQKYQALKDVSFSVDKGEFIAIMGPSGSGKTTLLNVLSSIDDISSGSVEVEGKEITQLSNKELAKFRKKRLGFIFQDYSVLLTLTVKENIMLPLSVQNFHKYETEQNYKEVAEALGIYNLGNKYPSEISGGQQQRTAAARAFVHQPTIIFADEPTGALDSKSAQDLLNRLEDMNNQFNSTIIMVTHDPSAASFAQRVIMLKDGGIHSEIHQGEDSKQDFYQEIIKLQTALGGVSHDI, from the coding sequence ATGACTATTTTAAAAGTAAATCAATTATCAAAAGTTTATGGAGACAAACAAAAATATCAAGCTTTAAAAGATGTAAGTTTCTCTGTAGATAAGGGAGAATTTATTGCTATCATGGGTCCTTCTGGTTCGGGTAAAACTACTTTACTTAATGTACTAAGTTCAATTGATGATATATCCAGTGGATCTGTTGAAGTCGAAGGTAAAGAAATAACTCAATTAAGCAATAAAGAACTCGCAAAATTTCGTAAAAAGCGTCTTGGTTTTATCTTCCAAGATTACAGTGTCTTGCTTACATTAACCGTTAAAGAAAATATTATGCTTCCTCTTTCAGTCCAAAATTTTCATAAATATGAGACGGAACAAAACTATAAAGAAGTTGCTGAAGCTCTTGGTATTTATAACCTAGGAAATAAATATCCTAGCGAAATTTCAGGTGGTCAACAACAACGTACGGCTGCAGCACGTGCTTTCGTTCATCAACCGACAATCATTTTTGCTGATGAACCAACTGGAGCTTTAGATTCTAAAAGTGCGCAAGACTTACTCAATCGTCTTGAAGACATGAATAATCAATTTAATTCTACAATTATTATGGTGACACATGATCCTTCCGCTGCAAGCTTTGCCCAAAGAGTCATCATGTTAAAAGATGGAGGTATTCATTCTGAAATTCATCAAGGAGAGGATTCAAAACAAGATTTCTATCAAGAAATCATCAAACTTCAAACCGCATTAGGTGGTGTCAGCCATGACATTTAA
- a CDS encoding ABC transporter permease yields the protein MTFNQIILKKLRQNIKHYGMFLFSLLISIVLYFSFSTLKYSHSINNSESMKIIKNGATIGSTILFIIIIIFLMYANHLFVKRRTKEFALYQLIGLTRKNILRMLGIEQLVIFIVTGILGVLIGIFGSQLLLIIASKMMKLTAHISIGFEPQTLMITIVMLVIAFILLMIQNFIFLKRRTILEMMKDSHKTDSTQTRLTTFEVVGGILGICMIVFGYYMSTEMFGVFSGLTTAMISPFIILFLTIVGAYLFFRSSVSLIFKTMKRLKQGRINITDVVCTSSIMYRMKKSAISLTVIAVISAFTVSILCFAAITQANADYSLVSTSPQDFNISKDKPAKQFQQQLDKAKIKYQKSTFEVINPKTIKDQVITTKNDSVGLSSVTSLMLNKNLKGHDAKITNTKSMAGVMDIHLNNKITVKGKSKETVTVTDKDDTKVYPSQLSFAAPIIEVSPDVYQSVKTNKIVNKTYGYDLKNHKDMTKAEHITQKINPDIVSKDEYKKFIDQSNGILIFVTSFLGLAFLIAAGCIIYIKQMDETEDEIDTFKILRRIGFTTSDMSKGLLIKILFNFGLPLLVALLHALFAALAFMKLLGNVTMTPIFIVMIAYAIVYFVFAMIAFIHSNQVIKRSI from the coding sequence ATGACATTTAATCAAATTATCCTTAAAAAATTAAGACAAAACATTAAACACTATGGCATGTTTCTATTTTCATTACTTATAAGTATTGTACTTTACTTTAGTTTTTCAACTTTAAAGTATTCACATAGTATAAACAACTCAGAATCTATGAAAATTATTAAAAATGGAGCCACAATCGGTTCAACAATTTTATTTATAATTATTATCATATTTTTAATGTACGCTAATCATTTGTTTGTGAAACGACGAACAAAAGAGTTTGCGCTTTATCAGCTAATTGGTTTGACTAGAAAAAACATACTTCGAATGCTTGGTATTGAACAATTAGTGATTTTTATTGTAACTGGTATTTTAGGCGTACTGATAGGTATATTTGGTTCACAACTCTTACTCATCATTGCTTCTAAAATGATGAAACTAACAGCACATATCTCAATCGGTTTTGAGCCTCAAACATTAATGATTACCATTGTTATGTTAGTCATTGCATTCATACTTCTAATGATTCAAAATTTTATCTTCTTAAAAAGACGTACTATCTTAGAAATGATGAAAGACAGCCATAAGACTGATTCAACTCAAACACGTCTCACCACTTTTGAGGTTGTGGGGGGTATTTTAGGAATTTGCATGATTGTCTTCGGTTATTATATGTCTACAGAAATGTTTGGAGTATTTAGTGGATTAACAACTGCGATGATTTCACCATTTATTATTTTATTCTTAACAATCGTAGGTGCCTACTTGTTCTTTAGAAGCTCCGTATCACTGATTTTTAAAACGATGAAACGTTTAAAACAAGGTCGGATAAATATTACAGATGTCGTTTGTACCTCATCGATAATGTACAGAATGAAGAAAAGTGCGATATCACTAACAGTTATTGCTGTAATTTCAGCTTTTACTGTAAGCATTCTTTGTTTCGCAGCAATCACCCAAGCAAATGCAGACTATAGCTTGGTCTCTACCTCTCCACAAGATTTTAATATCTCAAAAGATAAGCCTGCAAAGCAATTTCAACAACAATTAGATAAAGCAAAGATTAAATACCAGAAATCAACTTTTGAAGTTATTAATCCTAAAACCATTAAAGATCAAGTGATAACCACGAAAAATGATTCCGTTGGATTATCTAGTGTTACTTCATTAATGCTCAATAAAAATTTAAAAGGTCATGATGCTAAAATTACGAATACAAAATCAATGGCAGGCGTCATGGACATTCATTTAAATAATAAGATTACCGTCAAAGGAAAGTCTAAAGAAACCGTTACAGTCACAGACAAAGATGATACAAAAGTTTATCCATCACAATTGTCATTTGCTGCACCTATTATTGAAGTCAGTCCAGACGTATATCAATCTGTAAAAACAAATAAAATCGTTAATAAGACATATGGTTATGATTTAAAAAATCACAAAGACATGACAAAAGCTGAACACATTACACAAAAAATAAATCCAGATATTGTTTCAAAAGACGAATATAAAAAGTTCATAGACCAAAGCAATGGCATCCTTATCTTTGTAACGTCATTCTTAGGACTAGCATTCTTAATAGCAGCTGGCTGTATTATTTACATTAAACAAATGGATGAGACTGAAGATGAAATAGATACCTTTAAAATATTACGTCGAATTGGATTTACGACTTCAGATATGTCTAAAGGGTTATTAATAAAAATATTATTCAATTTTGGATTACCGCTTCTAGTAGCATTATTACATGCCCTATTTGCAGCACTTGCATTTATGAAATTATTAGGAAACGTGACAATGACACCAATATTTATAGTAATGATTGCCTACGCCATCGTTTACTTCGTCTTTGCGATGATTGCCTTTATTCACTCAAATCAAGTGATTAAACGTTCTATTTAA
- a CDS encoding VraH family peptide resistance protein: protein MTFKNLMKQPYEDLKNLTMNWFNILALVIIIFILSNIVTPLIGVPVDLLGGAYFLKRC from the coding sequence ATGACATTTAAAAATTTGATGAAACAACCTTACGAAGACTTAAAAAATTTAACAATGAATTGGTTCAACATTTTAGCTTTAGTAATAATTATTTTTATCTTAAGTAACATTGTTACACCACTTATAGGTGTCCCTGTAGATTTACTTGGTGGCGCATACTTTTTAAAAAGATGCTAA
- the lip gene encoding YSIRK-targeted triacylglycerol lipase, whose product MKNNNGIKRFSIRKYAVGAVSIITGVTIFIGGQQAQAAETSVYNADAHSEVQQTTQQVKVDKPEEALNTLKQDAKGSTDSQQAQSIDESKANRNNQHSTVESAELQKAETTNQPKLEEANTVKQDAQPSKNENQQNLASQSNKNNEQDEKVERQTQTSPNHNQQIDLKDKDTDKGEQSLVDLQKPSNDRTYQTQSKSQPKKDTTNNQTQSTHAKNEKNVDTKELNKDKATTSQTNDSSNNQLTTPKSHKESAKEQTDRSTTTVTQTQPQTSNKAHKSTNQAQYKNQYPVVFVHGFLGLAGDNQFSLAPKYWGGTKYNIERNLTDEGYNVYEANVGAFSSNYDRAVELYHYIKGGRVDYGAAHAAKYGHNRYGRTYKGIMPDWEPGKKIHFVGHSMGGQTIRQMEEFLRNGNQEEIEYQRQHGGTISDLFTGGKDNMVASITTLGTPHNGTPAADKIGTRKIVKDVMNRIGRLSGGKDVDVDLGFSQWGFKQQPNESYLDYAQRVSKSKIWNTEDQAVNDLTTQGAEKINQQTSLNPNIVYTTYTGAATHTGLIGNELPNSSEILMLNLPSRLIGTDEHKEIRPNDGVVPVVSSQHPSNQAFENVDATLPATDKGIWQVRPVQYDWDHLDLVGMDTFDLTHTGRELGQFYMGIMDNIMRIEEADGITNK is encoded by the coding sequence ACATTCAGAAGTACAACAAACAACACAACAAGTTAAAGTTGATAAACCAGAAGAAGCGCTTAACACTCTAAAGCAAGATGCTAAAGGTTCGACTGATAGTCAACAAGCACAATCAATTGATGAATCAAAAGCAAATCGCAACAATCAACATTCTACAGTCGAAAGTGCTGAACTACAAAAAGCGGAGACAACAAATCAGCCAAAATTAGAAGAGGCTAATACTGTAAAACAAGACGCTCAACCGTCTAAAAATGAAAATCAACAAAACTTAGCTTCTCAGTCAAACAAAAACAATGAACAAGATGAAAAAGTTGAAAGGCAAACTCAAACATCTCCAAATCACAATCAACAAATAGATTTAAAAGATAAGGACACTGATAAAGGTGAACAATCATTAGTAGACTTACAAAAACCATCTAATGATCGTACATATCAAACACAATCTAAATCTCAACCTAAAAAAGACACAACAAATAATCAAACTCAATCAACTCATGCTAAAAATGAAAAAAATGTTGATACTAAAGAGTTAAATAAAGATAAAGCTACAACATCACAAACTAATGATTCTAGTAATAATCAATTAACGACACCAAAATCACACAAAGAATCTGCAAAAGAACAAACTGATAGAAGTACAACAACAGTAACTCAAACACAACCTCAAACTTCGAATAAAGCTCATAAAAGTACGAATCAAGCACAATATAAAAATCAATATCCAGTAGTTTTTGTTCATGGTTTCTTAGGTTTAGCGGGTGACAACCAATTTAGTTTAGCTCCTAAATATTGGGGTGGTACTAAATACAATATTGAAAGAAATTTAACTGATGAAGGATACAATGTGTATGAGGCAAATGTAGGTGCTTTCAGTAGTAACTACGATCGCGCTGTAGAACTTTACCACTACATTAAAGGTGGACGTGTGGACTATGGTGCAGCACATGCAGCTAAATATGGTCACAATCGTTATGGTAGAACTTATAAAGGCATCATGCCTGATTGGGAACCTGGTAAAAAGATTCACTTTGTAGGTCACAGTATGGGTGGTCAAACTATTCGTCAAATGGAAGAATTTTTAAGAAATGGTAACCAAGAAGAAATAGAATATCAACGTCAACACGGTGGTACAATTTCTGACTTATTCACAGGTGGTAAAGACAATATGGTTGCTTCAATTACAACACTAGGTACGCCTCATAATGGTACACCTGCTGCTGATAAAATTGGAACTCGTAAAATTGTTAAAGATGTGATGAATCGAATTGGTAGATTAAGTGGTGGTAAAGATGTTGATGTAGATTTAGGCTTCTCTCAATGGGGCTTCAAACAACAACCTAATGAAAGTTATCTTGATTATGCACAACGTGTCTCGAAAAGTAAAATTTGGAACACTGAAGATCAAGCTGTTAACGATTTAACAACTCAAGGTGCTGAAAAGATTAATCAACAAACAAGTCTAAATCCTAATATTGTATACACTACTTACACTGGTGCTGCGACTCATACAGGACTAATTGGTAACGAATTACCTAATTCTAGTGAAATTCTTATGTTAAATTTACCTAGTCGTCTTATCGGTACAGATGAACATAAAGAGATTAGACCTAATGACGGTGTTGTTCCAGTTGTATCATCACAACATCCTTCTAACCAGGCCTTTGAAAATGTTGATGCTACATTGCCAGCAACTGATAAAGGTATTTGGCAAGTTAGACCAGTTCAATATGATTGGGATCACTTAGATTTAGTTGGTATGGATACATTTGATTTAACACATACAGGTAGAGAACTAGGTCAATTCTATATGGGTATTATGGATAATATCATGAGAATTGAAGAAGCAGACGGTATTACAAATAAATAA